A segment of the Babylonia areolata isolate BAREFJ2019XMU chromosome 20, ASM4173473v1, whole genome shotgun sequence genome:
tctgtgtgtctgtctgtgtgcctctgtgtgtgtgcctgtgtttctgtgtgtctgtgagtgtgtctgtgagtgtgtctgtgtgtctgtgagttacCATGTGTGTCTGTTAAGTTTTCGATGTCATATCTGAAGTTATACATTGAGTTTTCGAAAGGTTGTGTTCAAAACTGTATTACTTATTTaactttatttgtttcttttttgtaaatTTTGTGCCAGGACTTGTTTTGAAGGAGCTATACGTTTGTCGATTTTACCCTGAATAAAACGCTTGGTCACTGTTCATTGTCCCAACAATTCTGTCAGAATTCTGTCAGTGCTTTtcttcaaattttacagaagttCTGACTACAGAACACTCTTCAGTTATTATCACAATGCACCCATCTTATTTTTTCCCGGTGACGGATAATCAAGAAAgtatgtgtaaatggtagatactctagagtatctgccttgaaatatggtgtcccacaggggtccgtcctaggtcctgttcttttcgtgctgtatgcggctcctgtgtcggatgtcatcagtcatcatgcgatgtcgcatgagagctttgctgatgacacacaactttatcagtcggcttccatagctgaatttgatgcactggtgactcaaacacaggagtgcattgctggcctaaaggactggatgactctcaacaagctgcaattaaatgatgataagactgaattgatgataacttgtccaaagaagtttcgtcaacatccttcctttcctgactcttgttctgatcaatagcacacctgtttcactttctccctctgttcgcagtcttggtgtaatcctaaaccagtctctttccttccaacagcacatttcgaatatctgtaaagttgcctatttggaactgcgtagaatcagctctatccgccactatctctcaaccgatgcaaccaagacacttgtatgctctctggttctctcagtttcagttttcagtttcactttctcaaggaggcgtcactgcgttcggacaaatccatacacgctacaccacatctgttgagcagatgcctgaccagcagcataacccaacgcgcttagtcaggccttgagtgcatgcttacatatttgtgtacctatgaaagtggatttcattttacgtaatttcgccagaggacaacactctcattgccatgggttctttttcagtgcgccaagtgcgtgctgcacacgggacctcggtttatcgtctcatccgaaagactagacgctcagtttgattttccagtcaaacttaggagaaagggcgagagcgggattcgaacccacaccctcacggactctctgtattggcagctgagcgtcttaaccattctgccaccttcctcctctggttctctcaagattagattactgcaactctcttttggccggccttcccaaatatctgttagacagactccaacgaattcagaataatgctgccagattcatttgcagagcttctaaatttgaccatgtttctcctctccttcagtctctccactggtttcctgtttctgatcgaatagactataagctatccactctgaccttttctgcagtcaacggatctggccccaagtatctttctgaactcatccatatctataccccgtctcgccagctccgttcttcctctgatactcgacttctcaggatacctcacgttagaagtaagacctatggacacagatcgttttcttttcaatcgccaaagacgtggaacaagctccctgataacctccgtcattctgattccctcgcatcttttaaatctcgtctcaaaacgcaccttttccctcagcaataagttcaatcgtggcaggtccacttcctttgcgttagctgtgcttgactatgtgtgtatacatatgtatgtgtacataactacatgcatgcatatgaatgtgtattgtgtgtgcgtgtgtttatgtaagtttgtgcctgcctatgtgtgcgtatgtgttagggtagctgttagatacacatgtatgttaaaatgtatgtatgcagcgtgtgtgtgtgtgtgtgtgtgtgtgtgtgtgtgtgtgtgtgtgtgtgtgtagtcacattttggtgtgtgtatgtaacatagatatgatgtattatgttaacaaaagcgtttttgtaaagcacctagagcagatttctagatagtgtgctatataagtatccattattattattattagtagtagtagtagtatcatgaaAATATCATCTTTTGCAAGTAGTATTTTAAGTGTCCATGGAAATGACAACAATTCTTTCTAAAAATACACTATCTCACCCTGCAGGACTTGCGATTATAAGACACTCAGATGTGTAACAATTACTGCACTTCTATtttgatgtcgatgttgtatttTCAGTACGTTGGATGGGACTCACATCAAcgaacaagagaagcaaggccttcaagacttacttgtaatacactttaaaaaaagatCTAAtcgggttaaagaaaaaaaaagaaagaaagtcctgACGACAGATTCGAAGCCCgcgttttcgggtgagaagaTACTGTCTTAccaattacactatcgtggctccttaactgacgtgcTAAAATTTAACATTCAAACATGCtgttttaagggcgataaatcgattgcggtattcgcagtgagaacgctatttaaatcatattattctggtgtatcttgggcattcaaaaaatctttaaaggcaattaaaaattctttttaagtccgcggtaaaggagacgtggctatcaccgcaatcacactgcaacatttagccgttttctctggatctagacagatgtacaaatttagttacacccgccgggaatgtcacgtagtacgacacagtcgattcaatttctctcttatgttcattctagttttatagttttaaagttgatgtgaacattgaatattttgttaaactgataatatgtagagccaagtgcaagtacttcctaaacgtcgtatgaagcgaaaaggacttcattttgagaaaagtcaagactggaaatttttacgtttcatctagggtattaactctcatggtttattatttttaactgtggattccgactgattttgttgatatttttatggcagtttggggcataatccagtaagtgaggaggcgttcacaaatctttctcagaataaatatttaacggtctccttctccaactttccatgacatgttatcgtgtattgttgattgagtataggattgaacgggcaggtcaacaacttgaacaaaATGGCATCCTTCGTTCGCGagaaatatgagcacgcgctttgaatatgtataaatatgtgtacgcaattgatttttgcccatgaccttcagggctcagccaatagatctataaagtccactcgtagtattgattttagtattttccgaaaaagaccacttgggcgaatgaacatagtgaaagccgtgtacactgagaataaaacacacaagctttttatgtattgagtataatttcaaaatgtaatgtttaagatgagaaagatcactttaaagcaaattaacccctcagcattaattacagattgatttccctttttattttctgcaccaaagacatgcaaaataaatataacttccatgcttagcaaaagaagttcctgtttgaacaaaaaatgataaaaatgactgctcttgttgttgtgtcaaacatcagatcaaagtaccaagtttagagaataaaaaaaattatatagaattatatataacagtaaattcagtttgcatataatttcgcttctttttattattttttttgcccatcccagaggtgcaatattattttaaacaatatgactggaaagaactgaatttttcttatttttattccaaatttggtatcaactgacaaagtatttgcagagaaaatggcaatgttaaagtttaccatggacacacacacacacatacacaaacacacagacaacggaacaccgggttaaaacatagactcactttgtttacacaagtgagtcaataaaagcgAATGAATACATACGAAAACAATTGCTCCTCAACGCAACACAAGGCACACCACTTCAATCCACAGCCACTTCGCACTTCCAATTAATCTGCACACTGGTAAATAAAGGATACGAAAGAAGAAACCATTATTGATTGAATGTTGTGTGCCCTGTTTTATTCCAAGAAGCAAATGCTGCAGTACATATTACTAATTAACGCTTCCAGACTGGTTACTAATTAACGCTCATGGACTTCTTACTATTTCATTCCAAACGCAATGAAAACTGACATACACTGGCACtggagacaacaatgataacacttTTCTCTGTTGACAGTGCGTGATGGTAGGCATGGGCCAGAAGGACAGCTATGTGGGAGACGAGGTCCAGAGCAAGCGTGGTATCCTGAGGTTCCGTTGTCCTAAATCTTTGTTCCAGCCTTCTTTCCTGGGTATGGAATCTGCTGGTATTCATGAAAACTGCTACAACTCCATCATGAAGTGTGATGTCGACATCCGTAAAGACTTGTATGCCGCCGTGTGTCTCTCTGGGGGCTCTACCATGTATCCTGGAATTGCCGACAGAATGCGGAAGGAGATCACCGCCCTGGCCCCTCCCACCATGAAGATCAAGGTTTCCGCTCCCCCAGAATGCAAGTACTCTGTCTGGATCGGTGGCTCCATCCTGGCTTCTCTGTCCACCTTCAAGCAGATGTGGATCTCCAAGCAGGAGTATGATGAGTCTGGTCCTTCCATTGTCCACAGGAAATGCTTCTAAAAAGAGTTACATGTTTAATGTGTGGGACATATTCAACAAAAGAATGATCCCGTGTGCATTACTGCTGGAATAGGAAAAAAAGACTCCTCCAGAAGACAGTTTATCTCCTAGTATTGGATCATGTTACCATTACTCACTTTTGTCTTCTTCATGTCAGGAAAACAGCATGTTGCATGCTAATTCCATGCCAGCCGTTTCAACTTAACTAAGGCTTGAGAATGCAGACACATGTCAAAGGTGTACATGAGCAAACGCTTTGGTTCCTTTCTAtttttgaaactgtttaatgtttGACGTCAGTAATATTTCGGTATATCCTAAGGTAAACGTTTTTTGAGTAGGTAATCTCGTTTGGTTTATTTCTGTGCATCGCCAATTAACTGAGATTCTATAAAAATACACATTAATTTCTTCATCCCGTCGCTACTTTCTTTTGTGCGTGTACACGTGAATGTGTTcgggcgtgcacgtgtgtgtgtgtgtgtgtgtgtgtgtgtgtgtgtgtgtgtgtgtgtgtgtgtgagagagagagagagagagagggtgtgtgtgttttaagcacATGTTTAACCATAtaagtgctggtgtgtgtgtgtgtgtgtgtgtgtgtgtgtgtgtgtgtgtgtggacttctcctcgtggccaaaagtcctaggacagcacggcactggcaagtgcaactctaacggactgcttttgctctcgctctgtgcgcagcatggactgaacatcaccaacaccctcttccaacaagcggacaagtacaagaacacatggatgcacccccgctccactgtgagcaatggcacatgctggactatgtaaTTGTCCGGCTGAGGGACAGAGATGATGTTTCcactacacgctgcatgagaggaacagtctgttggtcggatcatcgcctggtacgcagcaagatgaacatcagccttgcacacaagctccaaccagccaggcagaaaccccctaggaagctgaacatccaccgcctccctatcacgaaggacgtgctgcagcagcaaatccaaggagctctccaagaaattcctgcatcgactgatgtagaagaggtatggagcacctttagagatgctgtgtacacagcagcagctgacacactcggctttgtacagaggagccacaaagactggtttgacgagaacgactctggaatctccaagctcatatacggcatcaggatcacatttccgataaagactgccagaggaaggagaaccagttcttgcaaaccaagcaacttgtacagaagaggctgcgtgagatgaagaacacctggtgggatagaaagtccgaagagcttcagtccgctgctgatgctcacgacatgaagacctcccatgatggtctccgagctgtgtatgggccgagagtcacaggatcaatccctgtccgagcctcggaccagaccaccctcctgacagacaagaaagacatccttgcccgctgggcagagcacttcaacaccctcctcaacagggactcgtccgtatctgacgaggcaattgcagccctcccacagctaccagtcaatgactcgctagctgcccctcccaccaaggtcgagacccagaaggccctggagctgacaacgtcaggaaaagcactaggagcggatggaatccaggctgacatctacaagtatggaggcgaggtgctgacagacaagctgaccgccctgttccaatctatctgggagagaggggaggtcccccaggatttcaaggatgcttctattgtccacatttacaaacggaagggagacaaaacatcctgcgataaccaccgtggaatctctcttctctgcatcgccggcaagatcttcgcccgcatcattctgaacagactggttgaccatgtctccaacacagtcatccctgaagcacagtgcggcttccgctcaggcaggggaacatgtgacatggtgtttgctgtacgccagatgcaagagaagtgcagtgagcagaacaaggagctccacatggtctttatagacctgactaaggccttgacacggtgaaccgccatggtctgtggaagatccttctaaagttcggctgcccagacagcctaatccagctgattgtgtctttccacgatggcatgcaagcgagagtacaggaaaatactgacatgtcggatccgttccctgtggtaaatggagtgaagcagggctgcgtcttggcacccacactgttctccattctcttctctgccatgctgattgacaccttccaagactgtgaccggggcatctacattcagtttcgcacagatggcaaacttttcaacttgcggcgactccatgccaggtccagggtgtttgaggcactgatgagagagttcctcttcgctgatgactgcgcacttgctgcacacacccatgaggacatgcagttcattatggacaggttctcaacctcttgCAGGcgttttggactcaccatcagcctcagcaagaccgagtccatgtaccagccggctagctcacagaacgccagtgcctcccccccacctgcaatcaagatcaatgacacagagatcaagtcagtcgacaagttttgctacctgggcagcaccctatgcagcaacggagcccttgatgcagaagtgacgctgcgcatcgccaaggccagctccgcctttggcagactcaacaagaggctgtggaacaacaaaggcatcaggctcagcaccaagatgaaaacctacagagctgttgtgctgaccaccttgttgtactgctgtgaaacatggacgacgtatcgccgtcacattcaacaacttgagcagtttcaccagagatgcctacgaaagatcctcggcataaagtggcaagacagggtctccaacctccaggtcctagaaaggagtggcctgcccatcatcgaaagcctgctgatccagtgccagctacgctggacaggacacgttgtccgcatgacagacagcaggatctcgaagatgcttttgtatggccagctgaaggaaggccaccgtgaaattggaagaccctgcaagcgcttcaaggactccttgaagacaaacctcaaagcctgtgacatagacatcgcttcctgggaaactgatgcccctgaccgctgtcgctggaggatgctgtgctctagtggcataaagacgtttgaaaacaaaagaatgctggccattaaggagaagcgcgagcgagggaagcagggctcaacttctggagacgttttcccttgcaacacctgtgggaagtgctgcgcatccagaatcggcctcttctcccatataacgacacacaccgacagataagcctgcctgcctactcatccgtcggaccgacgggagactccataaacaacaacaacaacaacatataagtgctggtgtgtgtgtgtgtgagagagagagagagagagagagagagagtgtgtgtgtgtgtgtgtgtgcatttccttTCTCCatctgttcttcttgctcttctttttcttgtccttcttctttttcttgttctctttgttcttttttttcttgttcctctctctctgtctctgtcgctaaacctgtctctgtctaagtgtctgtctgtctctgtctctcacttcctctcttttTATGTgcgtgcaagtgcacacacacacacacacacacacacacacacacacacacatacacacacacacacacacacacagaagcgtgcCTTCTATACATTATATGCCTATGACAATACCTCGATAATAGGGAAGGAAGGCCTTAATGCTGACAACGTGTAATTGCCGCGGCGAACGGTTCGCGTACCACCCACTTCGAAgcattctcaccacacacatttcacaatttaacgtctgtttcGACCTTGTTGTGAAACAAATAAGGATATCCATTTTCATGAACCAGTCAAActccccgtggggatgccggcgGTCTtttagtataaatagcatccccgctttctggaaattctgtgctagaaatatATTTGTtctatcactctttctttctgccttttttctttcttcactgttgtctccttttctgccttcccagtccatccccttttctttcttttttcttttttttgagcaAGCCTGGacactcttttctgtttttcgaggtctgtgatgtactgtctgtgctgttttgctctggcgattaggtagtgaaatgTAGACACTGGGGtaggcactagctgcccattctgtagtttgatttgcctatatggccttttgtttcgttttagtgtttttgttgttgttgttgttgtttgttttttgtcgttgttgttgttttttgtttgtttttttgtttttgttttttttgctttgaagtattggttgttccttttttacgattttttttgtaatctggggatgataaattaatcggaatggctggcgtcttcAGCATGGCTTGGtctggtcttatttgccataaggagctaaatggtaggatactgtgtcatgagctatgctttgtgggtttgtcttgttgttttgtagatgtgacagttttgtattgacgcggttgagcattttatgatttgacagtcctgacatggccctgtgcggtcggctggactataaacaacaagaaaagaacagaacagaaccagtcaaacataagCTATTTCCGGCtttttccgcgctctttcttctcttcgtgcaCCACTGCCGGCCAAGTTAACAaatgtgctctcaaaatcctaaaatcaagggaagcaagtagcaGGACTTTAATttcgacacagtttaaaatactGCTTTCATTGGATATGTTGAAggaattgtgcattaccagtgctggaagAATTTAAGAaaacatgttggtgacagatcagaccgccagttttgacaggaatctccaaaatagtgtcgtttgcataGACCACAGGGTATTTTGATGTGAGTCGTTCTGCGAACGATGCTGCgcagttactgagcgctctcaaaagggtgtgtttgagtgtggtgtgtgatatatgtgtttaaatgtgtgtttgtgtcagtgtgtgtgtgcacgtgtgatcaaaaccaacagtctggtgcaatgttccaataatatgttatgtctgatgaattcaagacctgcttctgttttgattGTCCACATGTACTCAAAACTATCATTCgcagttagacttgcccgttcgcatttaccccaGGACCCCCTGCTAATTCAACCGTTtagaaaacgttgaaaagaaggagCACACGAGTTATTCCTGGTGTATCCAATTGGAGAAAGCaggccttcaaaaacagaagagttacatttgacgatcgtacaaTCTGATACCTGTACAATACActcgttgagctggtcgcttcgactggaacGTTCGCTATTAGGCCTAACTACCCTATTTCAATTCGCAAAAAAGCCAAACACTTTCTATCTAAGAAAGAAAATGCATCACAGAAACCTGACATGCTGACATACTGATTAAGACCAGTCATTTTATCATCTTTGTTATAGTTCAAACAGCGATTTCTTCTGCTTAGTATGGAAGTTATATGGGTGCATACAGCTGTCAGCAGTAGCAATACTCTGCAAAACAATGGGGCATCAATTTGAATTATGTGGGATTTTTCTTCAATagatctcactcatctaaaaTATAAGATTTGAACATGTGAATCAGGGCATGTAAAAGTCTGTTGTGAATTACTCTCAATGTGAAGGTGTCGCACTGTCTACTTTCGCCCAAGCGGTTGTTTTGTCGGTAAAAATATTGTAGAGCGTCTTCCTTTCACAAATATGCATAAACATGCACGCGTGTGACTCGATAGTAATGGATAACAGAGTCCGACGTGGCAATGGTCCGACatagcaatggtccgacgtaTCAATAGTCCGACGTGTCGATAGTCCGACGTGGCAATGGTCCGACGTAGCAATTGTCCGAAAAGCCGCAGTACTGAAACATTCAGTCCGACGAAGCAATAGTCCGACGTGGCGATAATcccaatgttcttttttttttttaaataacacgTGAAATTTGGTACACCACACGTTTGTTTCTCCCATAGAAGTTAATTTCCATGCAGTCTCATTTGTTTGTTCTTAAACTGTTATTCCAATATCTTTTTATGTCCAGGTCACTGATACACAAACACCACGGCAaggtatgtctttctttctgtctagcctgtctgtcttgtctgtctgtcactctgtctttatatatatatatatatatatatatatatagagagagagagagagagagagagagagagagagaggagaagacaagacaagacaaattctttattatcgagaataatagataagcactggcgcgcttttttttcatccagtccccgcccgaaaacagggtctacacgacacaatactacattatatatgtcattgcttGCACTACACAATATAtgtgaatactatactacataaggcataagcatggtaaaaataacacacacacacacacacacacacacacacacacacagaggcacaagcataaATGGTACTAATAATCGACATAtataaaaacccacaaaaacaacagaacacacacacacacacacacacacacacacacactctctctctctctctctctctctctctttctctctctctcgcacacgcacacttacacacacataagcatacattgtgtatgttaaaaatactatactaatgtgaatataaaacagtaagtctaataaaaaaaaaaattaaaaaaatagacatagcaataacaggggggCGGGGATGTGCTCATtggccaaaggaagcataattcaacatataaaatagaaTGAGactaaaaatgtcacaggtgtacgagagagagagagagagagagagagacagacagacagacagacaggcagagggagactgagagagagagagacagagagagagagagagaaaataaaacaatatcaactaatgaatagataacctcaaattacatggaacatgtgatagagaacagcaggtcagtaaggaagacaaagtaacatgcattgtatcatttaatcaacacacacacacactcacacacacatagcgcttatcggtacacatacatcaatacatcgaattgacaatggagcaattggcaacaagagagagacagacagacagacagacagacagacaaatatctatatatatacgtgGACGAAAACCATGAACGATAGATGAGGATGGATGCGCAGTGCAAAAGAGGGGGAAGTGTGTGAGTTCGAGCGGTTGTggcgttttttttgttggtattttccCCCGTCTTCTCTTCAAGATATTATATGATAGCGTGTTAGCAAGGTTGCTGGCAGGGTGATAAAGGGAATAGTTGCTTAGTGTCtcattgctgtttctgttgtcagtataagtgagtgaataaagttttgtaTTGTTCTGTAAATTTCTTGATTTTTAGCTGCAATTTATTGAGCGTGAGACCCATtcttttcttcggttttttttttcaatagtagATCGTGTGGTGCCGGACGATGTTGTCGGTGAATCCtcgacctacccccccccccccccccacacacacacacacacatacacactactatGTATGTCCAAATGGACAAACCCTGCCTTCAGATACTAAAGCGTTTTCTTGTATGTGGACAAGAAAACGAAACTAAAGTAAAAGTGTACGTGGATATTGAAACAGTGCCTCGGATAGTTATCCACTTACGGCGTCAATGTTTTCAGAAAAGGACTTTATGGCTGAGTGGTCAATTCCtcttgttggatttttttttttttttttttttttttttttttttgtcgaaagCGTAGTTGTTTCCCTTGGGTCCGCATTTTCTTGGCATTGGTCGGCATAAGATCTGACCAAActtttttcttgtgtgcatgTTAAGTTGGGTGCACTtgtttatttgattgttgattAATTCCCCCAGTTCCACCAgaattttagtagtagtagtagtagtagtagcagcagcaacagcaacagtacatCCCTCCACTAGAAATAATAAAAAGACGGTGGGCTGGGACGGGGAGGACAGGGGAGatttgtaactctgtgtgtgtgtggggggggggggggagagagagagagagagagagagagattcaaatgatttattccttaaccccttcactgccgcGGACGTTTCTGTACGTCAAGAAAAGGGTGCGACGTCTGAGATCAGattgagtttacaggtcaggctgTCAATCACTATTCTTTAGTCGGTTTCCCCCTCTTGATCAATAAAATCAATTTCGCCACTTTAAGAGACACAATAAcgtaactgaaaaaaagaagaaaaagaagataatgataaaataaataaataaataaattgtgccacactgatctcattttagcaaggttcagcagtcaaggggttaaagacaTTGCCCCATATCAACAAGGGGTGATAACAACGTTAATTTTCATAATACCACCAGAAATATAGCAATTGATTATGACATAACTATATCTCCTAAGCGAATAGCTTTATATGAGTATAATGCTGAATTACGTATGACTCCATCATCCGAAGATCAATCAGCAGATGAAATCGGAATGGATATGTATAAAATGGATATGTAAAAaattctttggattttttttcacgAAGATTACACAAAACTggtcatttcaaaacaaaatgaacttcatcttcaatcGATTTTTCACAAAAGGGACAGACCAGCTCAGAAATGTGTACATTTCTATAACAATAGCCTACTTCTGGGTGTTTATTTCGGATATGCCGAAACTAAATCTTGACAATTAATCTACGTCTATTCATATTAAACAAAAGATAACTTTTCACTGAATGAGTAGCAACATTACACTTTGTAACTACTGAACCTTACACAAcactgaatatgattttcccagtttGGTCCGAAAGGGGTACAGACCTGTTTCCAGCCATCCCTCTATCTCTAGGATCATCGAAAAAGTTGTCTTGAAACAACTGTATTCTcctcagtctatctctgtcttctagAAATGA
Coding sequences within it:
- the LOC143295349 gene encoding actin, cytoskeletal 1A-like, giving the protein MHDDDNFSSLVIDNGSGMCKAGISGDEAPRSVFPSIVGLPRHQCVMVGMGQKDSYVGDEVQSKRGILRFRCPKSLFQPSFLGMESAGIHENCYNSIMKCDVDIRKDLYAAVCLSGGSTMYPGIADRMRKEITALAPPTMKIKVSAPPECKYSVWIGGSILASLSTFKQMWISKQEYDESGPSIVHRKCF